Proteins co-encoded in one Malus domestica chromosome 09, GDT2T_hap1 genomic window:
- the LOC139188082 gene encoding disease resistance protein At4g27190-like — translation MAMEILTAIIPTIIDYTIGPVARQVGYIIFYKSNLEDLKSKLEDFDSVKQGMKHKVDEVGRKVNHEVKADVKKWLSDAENTTRKADALLHDAGRAKTKCLIICPNLIYYHQRSRKSTKLVEKIEAHKNKEFGIISYEVPVEDVSAIASDEYMAFESRISMVKDIITELEKPDINRIGVYGLGGVGKTTLAKEVYREAVKDKLFDDVVIILNVKEKKDNEEIQKEIAKKLRMDADESQDKGTRANLLRARIKDGKTLVILDDVLERIDFEAVGLVGVPNCNLLLTSRERKVLFYDMRMQNNFELGFLTEKESWILFEKMAGDVVKDNRILKEATQLAKKCGGLPVLVVAVASALRESSLEEWKDALRSFKRFDKKELNEKALLALKWSYEQLEDQELKQLFLLCGSSSSLLSDLLKYSMGLGLIKNVETVEEARTSLNGMVKKLKNSCLLQDSYDDDTVRMHELVRDIAVRIATDDQKAFSRAYGDEVKQWPTEDFLEKCTRMSLRSCKIPRLPGVPWECPELKLLILENGNIGDSQEIPSNFFEGMKELKVLDVTRFSIQSLPPSLQSLKHLHTLCLDQCELVDITLVGQLTNLKILSLLKSKIKELPKEIGQLSWLQLLDLTGCSELVMIAPGVISSLTRLEDLRMGIKSFKQWEGEGPTSGGSNATVSELKHLAELTALDIHVPDANLVPANLFSDKLERYTILIGDCWEYPDTYGISSNMLKLKLARRNQFDRGIKLLVKKCEQLYLDGKESGNIISFLFDSDAVKQLKCLHVQNNDEVTYVINSISWSYSHNAFPSLESLFLEDLVRLESVCYGQLEGEPFQKLKSLTLRNLPKLIGFSSKGKQLTTDTEADEIVLEDEVGGPPKLFSNEKVMMPNLTTLTVHQCDSLRFLFSSSMAKCLGQLKNLKISNCQIMEEIVGNEENTDDMFDKLSRLELQHLPNLARFSSGSYIKFPSLVYLNLDDCTKLETFIFDAKSENITTNKEERDIELFDEKVGFPSLEALYMWDLPKLKTIFHNQLHSDSFGKLRIMDVCRCHSLINIFGPSIMGRLNALETLKIKQCQSLQVVYNTSSTTQLNRFECPNLDSVWIDSCESLKNVFPTSVAKDLKQLNQFSIKNCGLMEEIVVREEGPQIAYEGFEFPKVTGMEFVNLPQLRRFYPGLHVSNWPSLNILNFKKCGGVEIFAAEFSTYQDKLPTEQPFFLIEKGKPFLNLEYLALDENMEIWYEPYGPLLTDLLSKVKLIYFATSHPKSDVFFETLQNIEHLHVLSAPWKELFDHDHQGSSRGETHEVETLPRVKTLWLVDMPELIHLGMENSRQGGPVFPNLEILSVHKCGRLENLASTLISFRNLTAFTIADCQGLQYLIPYSVAKNLQQLKELEVASCQRMVEIVASNEDDPENEITFNGLQHLKLSLLPSLQGFCTGNCIVKVPSLGTLDVEYCPLIELKISPDGLLQSDPRPERLQIAEETDDVPMLSDSEESDPNQTEQLMIADSNVNVTIA, via the exons ATGGCGATGGAGATACTCACTGCAATTATTCCTACAATAATTGACTACACAATTGGACCAGTTGCACGCCAAGTGGGTTATATCATTTTCTACAAAAGCAACCTTGAAGATCTAAAGAGTAAATTGGAGGATTTTGACTCTGTCAAACAAGGGATGAAGCATAAAGTTGATGAAGTCGGAAGAAAAGTTAATCATGAAGTGAAAGCTGATGTCAAGAAATGGCTGTCAGATGCGGAGAATACCACTCGGAAGGCAGACGCACTCTTGCATGATGCAGGCCGTGCAAAGACAAAGTGTCTCATTATATGTCCTAATCTGATATACTATCATCAGCGTAGCAGGAAGTCAACAAAACTGGTGGAAAAGATTGAAGCACATAAAAATAAAGAGTTTGGCATTATTTCTTACGAAGTTCCCGTAGAAGACGTGTCTGCCATAGCCTCGGACGAGTACATGGCCTTTGAATCAAGGATTTCAATGGTGAAGGATATAATTACGGAACTGGAAAAACCTGATATCAACAGGATTGGGGTGTACGGATTAGGGGGCGTTGGGAAGACAACACTTGCCAAAGAGGTTTACAGAGAAGCTGTGAAAGATAAGTTATTTGATGATGTGGTTATAATACTAAatgtcaaagaaaaaaaagacaacGAAGAAATTCAAAAAGAAATTGCCAAAAAATTAAGGATGGACGCTGATGAATCTCAGGATAAGGGCACAAGGGCGAATCTCCTACGAGCCAGGATAAAAGATGGGAAGACTCTTGTCATTTTAGATGATGTTTTGGAAAGAATTGACTTTGAGGCTGTGGGACTCGTCGGTGTGCCGAATTGTAATTTATTGTTGACATCTAGAGAAAGAAAAGTTTTATTCTATGATATGCGTATGCAAAACAATTTTGAACTTGGGTTTTTAACAGAAAAAGAAAGTTGGATTTTGTTTGAGAAGATGGCAGGTGATGTTGTTAAAGACAACCGTATACTGAAGGAAGCAACCCAGCTAGCAAAGAAATGTGGAGGTTTGCCGGTTTTGGTTGTTGCAGTTGCAAGTGCTTTAAGGGAAAGTAGTTTGGAGGAATGGAAAGATGCGTTGAGAAGTTTCAAAAGATTTGACAAGAAAGAGTTGAATGAAAAAGCATTATTGGCTCTAAAGTGGAGTTACGAACAATTGGAGGATCAAGAGCTTAAGCAATTGTTCTTGCTTTGTGGGAGTAGCAGCAGTTTGCTCAGTGACTTGTTGAAGTATAGTATGGGTTTGGGTTTGATTAAAAATGTTGAGACAGTGGAAGAGGCACGGACTTCATTGAATGGAatggttaaaaaattaaaaaattcttgCCTATTGCAGGACAGCTATGACGATGACACTGTTAGAATGCATGAACTTGTACGAGATATTGCTGTCCGGATTGCAACTGATGATCAAAAAGCCTTTTCAAGAGCATATGGAGATGAGGTGAAACAATGGCCAACTGAGGATTTCCTTGAAAAATGCACAAGGATGTCCTTAAGAAGTTGCAAGATCCCCAGGCTTCCTGGAGTACCTTGGGAATGCCCAGAATTAAAATTGTTGATCTTGGAGAATGGTAATATTGGCGACTCCCAGGAAATCCCAAGCAATTTTTTTGAAGGGATGAAAGAACTCAAAGTGTTGGATGTAACCAGATTCAGTATTCAGTCATTACCTCCATCTCTTCAATCCCTAAAGCATCTCCACACATTGTGCTTAGATCAATGCGAGTTGGTAGACATAACTCTTGTTGGACAGCTAACAAACTTGAAAATTCTTAGCCTCCTAAAGTCCAAGATTAAAGAGTTGCCCAAAGAAATAGGGCAATTGAGTTGGCTACAATTATTGGATTTGACCGGTTGCTCTGAACTTGTTATGATCGCACCTGGTGTTATATCAAGCTTGACAAGACTAGAAGACTTGAGGATGGGAATAAAAAGCTTTAAGCAATGGGAGGGTGAAGGTCCCACTAGCGGAGGAAGTAATGCTACTGTTTCAGAACTGAAGCACTTGGCTGAACTAACTGCATTAGACATACATGTTCCAGATGCTAACCTTGTTCCAGCCAACTTGTTCTCCGATAAGTTAGAAAGATACACCATACTTATCGGTGATTGTTGGGAGTATCCTGACACGTACGGAATCTCCTCTAACATGCTAAAACTCAAGCTTGCCAGGAGAAATCAATTCGACCGAGGTATAAAGTTGCTGGTAAAGAAATGTGAGCAGTTGTACTTGGATGGGAAGGAGAGTGGGAATATTATTTCCTTTCTATTTGACAGTGATGCCGTGAAACAACTGAAGTGTCTCCATGTCCAAAACAACGACGAAGTTACATATGTCATTAACTCCATCAGTTGGAGTTACTCTCATAATGCCTTCCCCAGCCTAGAATCTCTATTTCTTGAAGACCTTGTGAGGTTGGAAAGTGTGTGTTATGGGCAACTCGAAGGCGAGCCCTTCCAAAAGTTAAAATCTTTGACACTGCGGAATCTACCAAAACTTATTGGTTTCTCTTCCAAAGGCAAGCAATTAACGACTGACACAGAAGCTGACGAAATCGTGTTGGAGGATGAAGTTGGTGGACCACCGAAACTTTTCAGTAATGAGAAG GTTATGATGCCCAATTTAACCACCTTGACTGTGCATCAATGTGATAGTTTAAGATTCTTGTTTTCGAGTTCCATGGCTAAATGTCTCGGACAactaaaaaatctcaagataTCCAATTGTCAAATTATGGAAGAGATAGTAGGAAATGAGGAGAATACAGATGACATGTTTGATAAGTTAAGCCGTCTAGAGCTACAACATCTTCCAAACCTCGCTAGATTCAGCTCAGGAAGTTACATTAAATTTCCGTCTTTGGTGTATCTAAATCTAGATGATTGTACTAAACTGGAGACATTCATCTTTGATGCTAAGAGCGAAAATATTACAACcaacaaagaagaaagagatattGAGCTCTTTGATGAAAAG GTAGGATTTCCTAGCTTGGAGGCGTTGTACATGTGGGACTTACCTAAGTTGAAGACAATATTCCACAACCAACTTCATTCAGATTCTTTTGGCAAGCTCAGAATTATGGATGTTTGTAGATGCCACAGTCTGATTAATATTTTTGGGCCAAGTATCATGGGAAGATTGAATGCTCTAGAGACATTAAAAATAAAGCAGTGCCAGTCACTACAAGTGGTATATAACACATCATCTACCACTCAGTTGAACCGTTTTGAGTGCCCAAATCTAGATTCAGTTTGGATAGACTCATGTGAGAGTTTGAAAAATGTATTTCCCACCTCAGTGGCCAAAGATCTTAAGCAGCTAAACCAGTTCAGCATCAAGAATTGTGGTTTAATGGAGGAAATTGTTGTGAGGGAAGAAGGACCACAAATAGCATACGAGGGGTTCGAGTTCCCTAAAGTAACAGGTATGGAATTTGTTAATCTGCCCCAACTTCGGAGGTTCTATCCAGGACTGCATGTTTCCAATTGGCCATCACTCAACATATTAAATTTCAAGAAATGTGGTGGTGTAGAGATTTTTGCTGCTGAATTTTCAACATATCAAGACAAGTTACCAACGGAACAACCTTTCTTTTTAATTGAGAAG GGTAAGCCATTCCTCAACTTGGAATACTTAGCTTTGGACGAGAACATGGAGATTTGGTATGAACCGTATGGTCCACTCCTGACAGATTTGTTGAGCAAAGTAAAGTTAATTTATTTTGCTACTTCACATCCCAAGTCAGATGTTTTCTTTGAGACTTTACAGAATATTGAACATCTCCATGTGCTCTCTGCTCCTTGGAAAGAATTATTTGACCACGACCACCAAGGAAGTAGTAGAGGGGAAACACATGAAGTTGAGACCCTCCCACGTGTGAAGACTTTGTGGCTCGTCGATATGCCGGAGCTGATACATCTAGGAATGGAAAACTCCCGACAAGGGGGCCCTGTTTTTCCAAACTTGGAAATTCTAAGCGTGCACAAGTGTGGCAGATTAGAGAATCTAGCTTCAACTTTAATATCCTTTCGGAATCTAACCGCTTTCACCATAGCGGATTGTCAGGGACTGCAATACTTAATACCTTATTCTGTGGCTAAGAATTTGCAGCAACTCAAGGAGTTGGAAGTTGCGTCCTGTCAAAGAATGGTAGAAATAGTAGCGAGCAACGAAGATGATCCAGAAAATGAGATTACTTTCAATGGCTTGCAACATTTGAAACTTTCTCTTCTACCAAGTCTGCAAGGCTTTTGCACAGGAAATTGCATTGTCAAAGTCCCATCCTTAGGAACTTTGGATGTCGAGTACTGCCCGTTGATCGAGTTAAAGATTTCTCCTGATGGGTTACTCCAAAGTGATCCAAGACCAGAAAGACTACAAATAGCAGAGGAAACTGATGATGTACCGATGCTAAGTGATTCAGAGGAGAGTGATCCTAATCAAACT GAGCAGCTGATGATTGCAGATTCAAACGTAAATGTTACAATTGCATGA